The DNA window ACTAACATAAtgtattgataaataaaatatttcacattttCTTCAATTTAATTAGGACTTGCATCCAACAACCATTCCTCCGGTAtgtattgtatttaaaagtaatCGGACATTCatagtaaaattaaaacaaatcttTATACTTACTTAACTATGATTAgtttttactattttaaaatattattttttagataactggggaagtgtcgccgaaaaTTCCTGGAAATGCGACAACTGCCATCACCGAGGTAAAAATTGCATATGTACACTTCGATTATAGTTGTTTTCTACGGCAATTTGAATTAGGTTGTTGGATTTGATGTTGCAACGCTAAGTTACTGAAATACTTTTTCAGAGACCTGACGTAATAGTTTCGAAAAGTCCTGAAAATTTGAGCCAGCATCATcacccacaaaaaaaataactttatttattgataaacATAATACCTATTCTCATTTTCTTATACCTAATTAGGACTTTCATCCAACAACCATTCCTCCGGTGAGCATTGAACCTTAAATTAATTGCCTTAATagttaaaatatgaatttcaGATTCCCGGCATTCCACCAATTCCTGGTATTGTTAATCCAGGAATACCAAATATACCCCCAATCGGTGTAAGAATTACATGATttactgaaaataaataaattttttaagctgtttttaatttcattagaaCTTACGTCCACCAGGACTTCCACCGGTAAGCATTGTACTTAAAATTAATCGTACTTAATAGTTCAAATATGAATTTCAGATTCCCGGCATTCCACCAATTCCTGGTATTTTAAATCCAGGTTTACCAAATATACCCCCAATCGGTGTAAGAATTACATGATttactgaaaataaataaattttttaagctgtttttaatttcattagaaCTTACGTCCACCAGGACTTCCACCGGTAAGCATTGTACTTAAAATTAATCGTACTTAATAGTTCAAATATGAATTTCAGATTCCCGGCATTCCACCAATTCCTGGTATTTTAAATCCAGGTTTACCAAATATACCCCCAATCGGTGTAAGAATTACATGATttactgaaaataaataaattttttaagctgtttttaatttcattagaaCTTACGTCCACCAGGACTTCCACCGGTAAGCATTGTACTTAAAATTAATCGTACTTAATagttaaaatatgaattttagATTCCCGGCATCCCACCAATTCCTGATGTTGTTAATCCAGGAATACCAAATATACCCCCAGTCGGTGTAAGCATTACATGATttactgaaaatatataatttttttaagttgcttttaatttatttagaactTACGTCCACCAGGAATTTCCCCGGTAATCATTGAACTTAAAATTAATCGCACTTAATAGTTAAATTACGAATTTTAGAGTCCCAGCATTCCATCAATTCCTGGTATTGTAAATCCAGGAATACCAAATATACCCCCAGTCGGTGTAAGCATTGCATGATttactgaaaataaataattttgttaagctgttcttaatttaattagaacTTACGTCCACCAGGAATTCCCCCGGTAAGCATTGAACTTAAAATTAATCGTACTTAATAGTTAAAATATGAAGTTTAGATTCCCGGCATCCCACCAATTCCTGGTATTGTTAGTCCAGGAATACCAAATATACCCCCCGTCGGTGTAAGCATATTATGATTttctgaaaaaatatatatttttaagctgtttttaatttccctAGAACTTACGTCCACCAGGAATTCCCCCGGTAAACATTGTACATAAAATTAATCGTACTTAATAGTTAAATTACGAATTTTAGATTCCCGGCATCCCACCAATTCCTGGTATTGTTAGTCCAGGAATACCAAATATACCCCCCGTCGGTGTAAGCATATTATGATTttctgaaaaaatatatatttttaagctgtttttaatttccctAGAACTTACGTCCACCAGGAATTCCCCCGGTAAGCATTGTACATAAAATTAATCGTACTTAATAGTTAAATTACGAATTTTAGAGTCCCGGCATTCCACCAATTCCTGGTATTGTTAATCCAGGAATACCAAATATACCCCCAGTCGGTGTAAGATTTACATGATTTTCtgaaaaaatacatatttgttAAATGTTTCTAATTTTATTAGAGCTTACGTCCACCAGGAATTTCCCCGGTAATCATTGAACTTAAAATTAATCGCACTTAATAGTTAAAATACGAATTTTAGAGTCCCGGCATTCCATCAATTCCTGGTATTTTAACTCCAGGAATACCAAATATACCCCCCGTCGGTGTAAGCATATTATGATTttctgaaaaaatatatatttttaagctgtttttaatttccctAGAACTTACGTCCACCAGGAATTCCCCCGGTAAGCATTGAACTTAAAATTAATCGTACTTAATagttaaaatatgaattttagATTCCCGGCATTCCACTAATTCCTGGTATTGTTAATCCAGGAATACCAAGGATACCCCCAATCGATGTAAGCATTACATAATttactgaaaataaataattttgttaagctgttttttatttaattagaaCTTACGTCCACCAGGAGTTCCCCCGGTAAGCATTGTACTTAAAATTAATCGTACTTAATagttaaaatatgaattttagATTCCCGGCATCCCACCAATTCCTGATGTTGTTAATCCAGGAATACCAAATATACCCCCAATCGGTGTAAGCATATTATGATttactgaaaatatataatttttttaagttgcttttaatttatttagaactTACGTCCACCAGGAATTTCCCCGGTAATCATTGAACTTAAAATTAATCGCACTTAATAGTTAAATTACGAATTTTAGAGTCCCAGCATTCCATCAATTCCTGGTATTGTAAATCCAGGAATACCAAATATACCCCCAGTCGGTGTAAGCATTGCATGATttactgaaaataaataattttgttaagctgttcttaatttaattagaacTTACGTCCACCAGGAATTCCCCCGGTAAGCATTGAACTTAAAATTAATCGTACTTAATAGTTAAAATATGAAGTTTAGATTCCCGGCATCCCACCAATTCCTGGTATTGTTAGTCCAGGAATACCAAATATACCCCCCGTCGGTGTAAGCATATTATGATTttctgaaaaaatatatatttttaagctgtttttaatttccctAGAACTTACGTCCACCAGGAATTCCCCCGGTAAGCATTGAACTTAAAATTAATCGTACTTAATagttaaaatatgaattttagATTCCCGGCATTCCACTAATTCCTGGTATTGTTAATCCAGGAATACCAAGGATACCCCCAATCGATGTAACCATTACATAATttactgaaaataaataattttgttaagctgttttttatttaattagaaCTTACGTCCACCAGGAGTTCCCCCGGTAAGCATTGTACTTAAAATTAATCGTACTTAATagttaaaatatgaattttagATTCCCGGCATCCCACCAATTCCTGATGTTGTTAATCCAGGAATACCAAATATACCCCCAATCGGTGTAAGCATATTATGATttactgaaaatatataatttttttaagttgcttttaatttatttagaactTACGTCCACCAGGAATTCCCCCGGTAAGCATTGTACTTAAAATTAATCGTACTTAATagttaaaatatgaatttcaGATTCCCGGCATTCCACCAATTCCTGGTATTGTTAGTCCAGGAGTACCAAGGATACCCCCAATCGATGTAAGCATTACATAATttactgaaaatatataatttttgtaagttgcttttaatttatttagaactTACGTCCACCGGGAATTCCCCCGGTAAGTACTTAATATAATCGGACTTATTAGTTAATATATGAATTGGTGTAAGCAATTCTTGATTTTTGGTTAGTATGCATATATTTCGAATTTGGTTAATTTAATTAGATCGTACGACCACCACAAGTTATACCTGTAAGCATTGTACCTTAAATTAATCGATTTTCATGATAATATTATGAGTTTCAGTTACCTGGTATAAGACAGCCGGAACTCACAATACCAATAATTCCCGTTCCTGTTGTAGGTATTACGTAATTTACTCTAGAGTATTATTAATGGTGTTCTTATTTCATTAGGGTCCGCCTCACCCTGAATTTCCTGCGGTAAGTGtgtttctttaaattaatcCACTGTCATAGtacagttctgaatttcagaTACCAGGCATTCCGGAAATTCTTGGTATTGGTAATCCAGAGATACCACAGATTCCCCCTGTCGGTGTAAGAATAActtaattttccaaaaaagatatatatttcttaaatttgtttttactatTCTAGAGTTTACGTCCACCACAAATTCCTTCTGTAAGTATTGACCGAAAATTAATCGGACCTTCATAGCAAAACTATGCATTTAAGATACCTGGCAATCCCAGAATTCCTAATGTTGAAAGGCCAAAGATAACTCGTATTCGGCCTCTAGAAGCAAATCCTGAGATACCATGGAATACCCCGCTCGGCGTAAGAACTTCATGATCCcagaaatgtatattttttatttgtattttatttaactagGGGTTGAGTCCGCCAAAAACGCTTGCGGTACGTATTgaattgtatatttttccaTCCTCCTTAGGAATATGATGTTTTCAGATACCTGGAACATATAATCCCAGGATCATAGCTCCGAATCTCCCGAAAATGCCTCAATTATTAAGAACCGAAGACCTTTATCTCAAAGATTTAAATGTGGATAATATAATTCCCGAAGACCTTTTTAACTAGGCCCTTACTCGTAAGGGTAATGGGTATTGAGTTATTTGTGTATAGCCAAAAACTCTGTCAGCTGAATTGAGgggcagaaaaaataaatactgttCAACCGTTTCACTTGAACATTTACCACATCCCTCGGTAATAACCATCGCGTGCTTTTCTCTGATGTGGTTGGGTCATgcaaattcatattttaattttatgcaaattataCGCTGATTATGCTGTCAGCATCACTAGAGGTTCCGCACATTTTATTATGCATCTACATGGACATGACCAATAAAATCCCATtccgttttcattttcatttccattttcctggccgcctttgttgttgtcgccgTGGTTGTTGCTTAatcatttcaaattttatatgGTAATTGTTGTTCGCCTGCCTTTGGCATGCAAATGTTTGTCCCGGTTGCATGTTGACCATTTGTTGTTTGCAAAACAGTTGCCATTGTGATTGGTATGTCCTCCTACCAGATATGAGCAGCCCCATCGGCCACAAGTCCATGGAATTGATTGCTTTTGGTTTATAATGTGTTTGGCAGGCGACTTTGCGGCAAATCTCGATTAGTATAAATAGTTATCTGGATTAATGGGAAGATTTAATAGGAAATTGATTTATGAggtatatacaaaatataatactCTCCAAGACTTATTAGAAGCCTCTAAACACATTCTACAAGTTCCAATTAGTTAGTAAACTTCTTTAAAGGCCTAATAGTTCCAACTCATTATTTATTGCAATTAAAATCGACGGCAACCACGGGAGGAAGGGCCTGCGAGAGGTACCCAAAAGTGGGTCTGAACTTCCGCCATGGAGACCGAAATTCAATTCCATTATTAATAGAAACTTAAATTGAGGCCCATGCCCGGCCGTCATTATCAGGACgtggcagcagcggcaggaACAACAGGGACACGCAGCGGGTCCTGCCACATCCGACAAATGCAATGCGGGAAGCGGCGACAGCAACATCGAATGTGCTATACATACAACATTTCGCAGCGGCATAGTCAAAATATCTAACGTACAACAGCTGGAAGACAAAGCAAAGGCGACCAAATCAACGGCAACGGATGCGAGAATGTTTATGCCCATTATGAACAAGCGTCGGTTGTGTgtgtgcactgggagaaaagagTAGTagaaaatggtaaaaataatttacacaaacaataacatcgttttaaataattgttttaaaagtgtgtcaaaaataaaagaacaaAAAGTCACAGCATTGTTTTGAAAgaacttatatatatatatagctttGTATATTTCTCTGGAACTacaagtataaatattttattttataataatcttttccattttctttttatattatattaaccTCCTTATCATAAAACACCATTTGCagtgttttgtaaaaaatctCTAGAGgcttaaagctttaaaaatcaGTTTTTACCTTGCCTGCTTTAAATCATAAATgtattctgtttattttttgtcacatTAGTTTTAAATTCACTGTCTCTTTAAGAGCACCCGAAATTTCTCTTGGTGCATCAAGACCTGGGTGCATGCGGGTGGGATTGAGTGGGGGGAACTGGGGTGCCTGGCATTCACATACCCATCACATAAACGTTTTGTGCATTGCAAATCTGCTTGCCGCAGGATCCGACCCAGTTGAAATCCTTCCAAATTATGCTCGAAAATTATGTGTGCGAAAGCGAAAATTCCCGCAGACAAACTGGCATTGCGAATATTGCGCATACGACATGTGTTTGGCATATTAAAATGGGGCGACTGCCGAATGCCGAGTTATCGAGGGGCGACGACCGACCGGGATGTGCATTGTCATTAGCCCAATTCGCGGAGCGCTTTAAGTGCATGTGCCGTGTGCCTTGTGCCTTGCCTCCTGCCCCGTCCTTGCAGATTTCAATTGCTCGCAATCATTTATCAAATGagtttttcataaaatgtCACGCAATGGCAATGCAATTCCTGCTGCTCCGAGGAATCCGGCGAAATAAATGATGCCAGCTTGCACTCGCAGTTTTAGTGTCATAAGTAAATCCCAGCGGGATGGAAAAATGACTGAAGCTGGCAGG is part of the Drosophila biarmipes strain raj3 chromosome 2R, RU_DBia_V1.1, whole genome shotgun sequence genome and encodes:
- the LOC108022147 gene encoding formin-2 isoform X42, whose translation is MWIVWILALSHLGNFSDALYMPKFLCVPPYVAFEGSCIITTTSNPLILPCSGNSSIKPPVTDRDTNRIGTVERPLTTMPTISPENGGSVDTNSVTLPVTPETTIITQKLPTQPAELTTTGGLSPEVPEMTPAYSSGPPSQTKTFSTEIPGKISTISPGSLTSPQKFLTQRPDLIVSISPENSISPQEPPQTSTSARPDLTVSISPENSISPQEPPQTSSFADLHPTTIPPITGEVSPKIPGNATTAITEDFHPTTIPPIPGIPPIPGIVNPGIPNIPPIGNLRPPGLPPIPGIPPIPGILNPGLPNIPPIGNLRPPGLPPIPGIPPIPGILNPGLPNIPPIGNLRPPGLPPIPGIPPIPDVVNPGIPNIPPVGNLRPPGISPSPSIPSIPGIVNPGIPNIPPVGNLRPPGIPPIPGIPPIPGIVSPGIPNIPPVGNLRPPGIPPSPGIPPIPGIVNPGIPNIPPVGNLRPPGISPIPGIPPIPDVVNPGIPNIPPIGNLRPPGIPPIPGIPPIPGIVSPGVPRIPPIDNLRPPGIPPFQLPGIRQPELTIPIIPVPVGPPHPEFPAIPGIPEILGIGNPEIPQIPPVGSLRPPQIPSIPGNPRIPNVERPKITRIRPLEANPEIPWNTPLGGLSPPKTLAIPGTYNPRIIAPNLPKMPQLLRTEDLYLKDLNVDNIIPEDLFN
- the LOC108022147 gene encoding formin-2 isoform X38 encodes the protein MWIVWILALSHLGNFSDALYMPKFLCVPPYVAFEGSCIITTTSNPLILPCSGNSSIKPPVTDRDTNRIGTVERPLTTMPTISPENGGSVDTNSVTLPVTPETTIITQKLPTQPAELTTTGGLSPEVPEMTPAYSSGPPSQTKTFSTEIPGKISTISPGSLTSPQKFLTQRPDLIVSISPENSISPQEPPQTSTSARPDLTVSISPENSISPQEPPQTSSFADLHPTTIPPITGEVSPKIPGNATTAITEDFHPTTIPPIPGIPPIPGIVNPGIPNIPPIGNLRPPGLPPIPGIPPIPGILNPGLPNIPPIGNLRPPGLPPIPGIPPIPGILNPGLPNIPPIGNLRPPGLPPIPGIPPIPDVVNPGIPNIPPVGNLRPPGISPSPSIPSIPGIVNPGIPNIPPVGNLRPPGIPPIPGIPPIPGIVSPGIPNIPPVGNLRPPGIPPIPGIPPIPGIVSPGIPNIPPVGNLRPPGIPPSPGIPPIPGIVNPGIPNIPPVGNLRPPGIPPIPGIPPIPGIVSPGVPRIPPIDNLRPPGIPPFQLPGIRQPELTIPIIPVPVGPPHPEFPAIPGIPEILGIGNPEIPQIPPVGSLRPPQIPSIPGNPRIPNVERPKITRIRPLEANPEIPWNTPLGGLSPPKTLAIPGTYNPRIIAPNLPKMPQLLRTEDLYLKDLNVDNIIPEDLFN
- the LOC108022147 gene encoding formin-2 isoform X47, with the translated sequence MWIVWILALSHLGNFSDALYMPKFLCVPPYVAFEGSCIITTTSNPLILPCSGNSSIKPPVTDRDTNRIGTVERPLTTMPTISPENGGSVDTNSVTLPVTPETTIITQKLPTQPAELTTTGGLSPEVPEMTPAYSSGPPSQTKTFSTEIPGKISTISPGSLTSPQKFLTQRPDLIVSISPENSISPQEPPQTSTSARPDLTVSISPENSISPQEPPQTSSFADLHPTTIPPITGEVSPKIPGNATTAITEDFHPTTIPPIPGIPPIPGIVNPGIPNIPPIGNLRPPGLPPIPGIPPIPGILNPGLPNIPPIGNLRPPGLPPIPGIPPIPGILNPGLPNIPPIGNLRPPGLPPIPGIPPIPDVVNPGIPNIPPVGNLRPPGISPSPSIPSIPGIVNPGIPNIPPVGNLRPPGIPPIPGIPPIPGIVSPGIPNIPPVGNLRPPGIPPSPGIPPIPGIVNPGIPNIPPVGNLRPPGVPPIPGIPPIPDVVNPGIPNIPPIGNLRPPGIPPIPGIPPIPGIVSPGVPRIPPIDNLRPPGIPPFQLPGIRQPELTIPIIPVPVGPPHPEFPAIPGIPEILGIGNPEIPQIPPVGSLRPPQIPSIPGNPRIPNVERPKITRIRPLEANPEIPWNTPLGGLSPPKTLAIPGTYNPRIIAPNLPKMPQLLRTEDLYLKDLNVDNIIPEDLFN
- the LOC108022147 gene encoding formin-2 isoform X41 codes for the protein MWIVWILALSHLGNFSDALYMPKFLCVPPYVAFEGSCIITTTSNPLILPCSGNSSIKPPVTDRDTNRIGTVERPLTTMPTISPENGGSVDTNSVTLPVTPETTIITQKLPTQPAELTTTGGLSPEVPEMTPAYSSGPPSQTKTFSTEIPGKISTISPGSLTSPQKFLTQRPDLIVSISPENSISPQEPPQTSTSARPDLTVSISPENSISPQEPPQTSSFADLHPTTIPPITGEVSPKIPGNATTAITEDFHPTTIPPIPGIPPIPGIVNPGIPNIPPIGNLRPPGLPPIPGIPPIPGILNPGLPNIPPIGNLRPPGLPPIPGIPPIPGILNPGLPNIPPIGNLRPPGLPPIPGIPPIPDVVNPGIPNIPPVGNLRPPGISPSPSIPSIPGIVNPGIPNIPPVGNLRPPGIPPIPGIPPIPGIVSPGIPNIPPVGNLRPPGIPPIPGIPPIPGIVSPGIPNIPPVGNLRPPGIPPIPGIPPIPDVVNPGIPNIPPIGNLRPPGIPPIPGIPPIPGIVSPGVPRIPPIDNLRPPGIPPFQLPGIRQPELTIPIIPVPVGPPHPEFPAIPGIPEILGIGNPEIPQIPPVGSLRPPQIPSIPGNPRIPNVERPKITRIRPLEANPEIPWNTPLGGLSPPKTLAIPGTYNPRIIAPNLPKMPQLLRTEDLYLKDLNVDNIIPEDLFN
- the LOC108022147 gene encoding formin-2 isoform X6 encodes the protein MWIVWILALSHLGNFSDALYMPKFLCVPPYVAFEGSCIITTTSNPLILPCSGNSSIKPPVTDRDTNRIGTVERPLTTMPTISPENGGSVDTNSVTLPVTPETTIITQKLPTQPAELTTTGGLSPEVPEMTPAYSSGPPSQTKTFSTEIPGKISTISPGSLTSPQKFLTQRPDLIVSISPENSISPQEPPQTSTSARPDLTVSISPENSISPQEPPQTSSFADLHPTTIPPITGEVSPKIPGNATTAITEDFHPTTIPPIPGIPPIPGIVNPGIPNIPPIGNLRPPGLPPIPGIPPIPGILNPGLPNIPPIGNLRPPGLPPIPGIPPIPGILNPGLPNIPPIGNLRPPGLPPIPGIPPIPDVVNPGIPNIPPVGNLRPPGISPSPSIPSIPGIVNPGIPNIPPVGNLRPPGIPPIPGIPPIPGIVSPGIPNIPPVGNLRPPGIPPIPGIPPIPGIVSPGIPNIPPVGNLRPPGIPPSPGIPPIPGIVNPGIPNIPPVGNLRPPGISPSPSIPSIPGIVNPGIPNIPPVGNLRPPGVPPIPGIPPIPDVVNPGIPNIPPIGNLRPPGIPPIPGIPPIPGIVSPGVPRIPPIDNLRPPGIPPFQLPGIRQPELTIPIIPVPVGPPHPEFPAIPGIPEILGIGNPEIPQIPPVGSLRPPQIPSIPGNPRIPNVERPKITRIRPLEANPEIPWNTPLGGLSPPKTLAIPGTYNPRIIAPNLPKMPQLLRTEDLYLKDLNVDNIIPEDLFN
- the LOC108022147 gene encoding basic proline-rich protein isoform X15, with the protein product MWIVWILALSHLGNFSDALYMPKFLCVPPYVAFEGSCIITTTSNPLILPCSGNSSIKPPVTDRDTNRIGTVERPLTTMPTISPENGGSVDTNSVTLPVTPETTIITQKLPTQPAELTTTGGLSPEVPEMTPAYSSGPPSQTKTFSTEIPGKISTISPGSLTSPQKFLTQRPDLIVSISPENSISPQEPPQTSTSARPDLTVSISPENSISPQEPPQTSSFADLHPTTIPPITGEVSPKIPGNATTAITEDFHPTTIPPIPGIPPIPGIVNPGIPNIPPIGNLRPPGLPPIPGIPPIPGILNPGLPNIPPIGNLRPPGLPPIPGIPPIPGILNPGLPNIPPIGNLRPPGLPPIPGIPPIPDVVNPGIPNIPPVGNLRPPGISPSPSIPSIPGIVNPGIPNIPPVGNLRPPGIPPIPGIPPIPGIVSPGIPNIPPVGNLRPPGIPPIPGIPPIPGIVSPGIPNIPPVGNLRPPGIPPSPGIPPIPGIVNPGIPNIPPVGSLRPPGISPSPGIPSIPGILTPGIPNIPPVGNLRPPGIPPIPGIPPIPGIVSPGIPNIPPVGNLRPPGIPPIPGIPPIPGIVSPGVPRIPPIDNLRPPGIPPFQLPGIRQPELTIPIIPVPVGPPHPEFPAIPGIPEILGIGNPEIPQIPPVGSLRPPQIPSIPGNPRIPNVERPKITRIRPLEANPEIPWNTPLGGLSPPKTLAIPGTYNPRIIAPNLPKMPQLLRTEDLYLKDLNVDNIIPEDLFN
- the LOC108022147 gene encoding formin-2 isoform X12 produces the protein MWIVWILALSHLGNFSDALYMPKFLCVPPYVAFEGSCIITTTSNPLILPCSGNSSIKPPVTDRDTNRIGTVERPLTTMPTISPENGGSVDTNSVTLPVTPETTIITQKLPTQPAELTTTGGLSPEVPEMTPAYSSGPPSQTKTFSTEIPGKISTISPGSLTSPQKFLTQRPDLIVSISPENSISPQEPPQTSTSARPDLTVSISPENSISPQEPPQTSSFADLHPTTIPPITGEVSPKIPGNATTAITEDFHPTTIPPIPGIPPIPGIVNPGIPNIPPIGNLRPPGLPPIPGIPPIPGILNPGLPNIPPIGNLRPPGLPPIPGIPPIPGILNPGLPNIPPIGNLRPPGLPPIPGIPPIPDVVNPGIPNIPPVGNLRPPGISPSPSIPSIPGIVNPGIPNIPPVGNLRPPGIPPIPGIPPIPGIVSPGIPNIPPVGNLRPPGIPPIPGIPPIPGIVSPGIPNIPPVGNLRPPGIPPSPGIPPIPGIVNPGIPNIPPVGNLRPPGVPPIPGIPPIPDVVNPGIPNIPPIGNLRPPGVPPIPGIPPIPDVVNPGIPNIPPIGNLRPPGIPPIPGIPPIPGIVSPGVPRIPPIDNLRPPGIPPFQLPGIRQPELTIPIIPVPVGPPHPEFPAIPGIPEILGIGNPEIPQIPPVGSLRPPQIPSIPGNPRIPNVERPKITRIRPLEANPEIPWNTPLGGLSPPKTLAIPGTYNPRIIAPNLPKMPQLLRTEDLYLKDLNVDNIIPEDLFN
- the LOC108022147 gene encoding formin-2 isoform X35; translated protein: MWIVWILALSHLGNFSDALYMPKFLCVPPYVAFEGSCIITTTSNPLILPCSGNSSIKPPVTDRDTNRIGTVERPLTTMPTISPENGGSVDTNSVTLPVTPETTIITQKLPTQPAELTTTGGLSPEVPEMTPAYSSGPPSQTKTFSTEIPGKISTISPGSLTSPQKFLTQRPDLIVSISPENSISPQEPPQTSTSARPDLTVSISPENSISPQEPPQTSSFADLHPTTIPPITGEVSPKIPGNATTAITEDFHPTTIPPIPGIPPIPGIVNPGIPNIPPIGNLRPPGLPPIPGIPPIPGILNPGLPNIPPIGNLRPPGLPPIPGIPPIPGILNPGLPNIPPIGNLRPPGLPPIPGIPPIPDVVNPGIPNIPPVGNLRPPGISPSPSIPSIPGIVNPGIPNIPPVGNLRPPGIPPIPGIPPIPGIVSPGIPNIPPVGNLRPPGIPPIPGIPPIPGIVSPGIPNIPPVGNLRPPGIPPSPGIPPIPGIVNPGIPNIPPVGSLRPPGISPSPGIPSIPGILTPGIPNIPPVGNLRPPGIPPIPGIPPIPGIVSPGVPRIPPIDNLRPPGIPPLPGIRQPELTIPIIPVPVGPPHPEFPAIPGIPEILGIGNPEIPQIPPVGSLRPPQIPSIPGNPRIPNVERPKITRIRPLEANPEIPWNTPLGGLSPPKTLAIPGTYNPRIIAPNLPKMPQLLRTEDLYLKDLNVDNIIPEDLFN
- the LOC108022147 gene encoding basic proline-rich protein isoform X14 gives rise to the protein MWIVWILALSHLGNFSDALYMPKFLCVPPYVAFEGSCIITTTSNPLILPCSGNSSIKPPVTDRDTNRIGTVERPLTTMPTISPENGGSVDTNSVTLPVTPETTIITQKLPTQPAELTTTGGLSPEVPEMTPAYSSGPPSQTKTFSTEIPGKISTISPGSLTSPQKFLTQRPDLIVSISPENSISPQEPPQTSTSARPDLTVSISPENSISPQEPPQTSSFADLHPTTIPPITGEVSPKIPGNATTAITEDFHPTTIPPIPGIPPIPGIVNPGIPNIPPIGNLRPPGLPPIPGIPPIPGILNPGLPNIPPIGNLRPPGLPPIPGIPPIPGILNPGLPNIPPIGNLRPPGLPPIPGIPPIPDVVNPGIPNIPPVGNLRPPGISPSPSIPSIPGIVNPGIPNIPPVGNLRPPGIPPIPGIPPIPGIVSPGIPNIPPVGNLRPPGIPPIPGIPPIPGIVSPGIPNIPPVGNLRPPGIPPSPGIPPIPGIVNPGIPNIPPVGSLRPPGISPSPGIPSIPGILTPGIPNIPPVGNLRPPGIPPIPGIPPIPGIVSPGIPNIPPVGNLRPPGIPPIPGIPPIPGIVSPGVPRIPPIDNLRPPGIPPFQLPGIRQPELTIPIIPVPVGPPHPEFPAIPGIPEILGIGNPEIPQIPPVGSLRPPQIPSIPGNPRIPNVERPKITRIRPLEANPEIPWNTPLGGLSPPKTLAIPGTYNPRIIAPNLPKMPQLLRTEDLYLKDLNVDNIIPEDLFN
- the LOC108022147 gene encoding formin-2 isoform X31 — translated: MWIVWILALSHLGNFSDALYMPKFLCVPPYVAFEGSCIITTTSNPLILPCSGNSSIKPPVTDRDTNRIGTVERPLTTMPTISPENGGSVDTNSVTLPVTPETTIITQKLPTQPAELTTTGGLSPEVPEMTPAYSSGPPSQTKTFSTEIPGKISTISPGSLTSPQKFLTQRPDLIVSISPENSISPQEPPQTSTSARPDLTVSISPENSISPQEPPQTSSFADLHPTTIPPITGEVSPKIPGNATTAITEDFHPTTIPPIPGIPPIPGIVNPGIPNIPPIGNLRPPGLPPIPGIPPIPGILNPGLPNIPPIGNLRPPGLPPIPGIPPIPGILNPGLPNIPPIGNLRPPGLPPIPGIPPIPDVVNPGIPNIPPVGNLRPPGISPSPSIPSIPGIVNPGIPNIPPVGNLRPPGIPPIPGIPPIPGIVSPGIPNIPPVGNLRPPGIPPIPGIPPIPGIVSPGIPNIPPVGNLRPPGIPPSPGIPPIPGIVNPGIPNIPPVGNLRPPGISPIPGIPPIPGIVSPGIPNIPPVGNLRPPGIPPIPGIPPIPGIVSPGVPRIPPIDNLRPPGIPPFQLPGIRQPELTIPIIPVPVGPPHPEFPAIPGIPEILGIGNPEIPQIPPVGSLRPPQIPSIPGNPRIPNVERPKITRIRPLEANPEIPWNTPLGGLSPPKTLAIPGTYNPRIIAPNLPKMPQLLRTEDLYLKDLNVDNIIPEDLFN
- the LOC108022147 gene encoding basic proline-rich protein isoform X13, which encodes MWIVWILALSHLGNFSDALYMPKFLCVPPYVAFEGSCIITTTSNPLILPCSGNSSIKPPVTDRDTNRIGTVERPLTTMPTISPENGGSVDTNSVTLPVTPETTIITQKLPTQPAELTTTGGLSPEVPEMTPAYSSGPPSQTKTFSTEIPGKISTISPGSLTSPQKFLTQRPDLIVSISPENSISPQEPPQTSTSARPDLTVSISPENSISPQEPPQTSSFADLHPTTIPPITGEVSPKIPGNATTAITEDFHPTTIPPIPGIPPIPGIVNPGIPNIPPIGNLRPPGLPPIPGIPPIPGILNPGLPNIPPIGNLRPPGLPPIPGIPPIPGILNPGLPNIPPIGNLRPPGLPPIPGIPPIPDVVNPGIPNIPPVGNLRPPGISPSPSIPSIPGIVNPGIPNIPPVGNLRPPGIPPIPGIPPIPGIVSPGIPNIPPVGNLRPPGIPPIPGIPPIPGIVSPGIPNIPPVGNLRPPGIPPSPGIPPIPGIVNPGIPNIPPVGSLRPPGISPSPGIPSIPGILTPGIPNIPPVGNLRPPGIPPIPGIPPIPDVVNPGIPNIPPIGNLRPPGIPPIPGIPPIPGIVSPGVPRIPPIDNLRPPGIPPFQLPGIRQPELTIPIIPVPVGPPHPEFPAIPGIPEILGIGNPEIPQIPPVGSLRPPQIPSIPGNPRIPNVERPKITRIRPLEANPEIPWNTPLGGLSPPKTLAIPGTYNPRIIAPNLPKMPQLLRTEDLYLKDLNVDNIIPEDLFN